In Polaromonas sp. JS666, one genomic interval encodes:
- the oxc gene encoding oxalyl-CoA decarboxylase yields the protein MTNDTQSPELTDGFHLVIDALKLNGIDTIFGLPGIPITDLTRMAQAEGMRVISFRHEQNAGNAAAIAGFLTQKPGICLTVSAPGFLNGLTALANATTNCFPMILISGSSEREIVDLQQGDYEEMDQLAIAKPLCKAAFRVLNAEDIGVGIARAIRSAVSGRPGGVYLDLPAKLFAQTMDAQAGKDSLIKVVDPAPRQIPAPDAVQRALDLLKGAKRPLILLGKGAAYAQADAEVRALVEKTGIPYLPMSMAKGLLPDTHEQSAAAARSYVLPEADVVLLVGARLNWLLSHGKGKTWGGKDHKDWGRQKFIQIDISPTEADSNVAIDAPLVGDIGSCVSALLAGIGSGWAKPPADWLNAIAERKNKNIAKMAETLNRNPSPMNFHSALAVVRDIFKAHPETIMVNEGANALDFTRSIVDMYQPRKRLDVGTWGIMGIGMGFAVAAAVVTKKPVVAIEGDSAFGFSGMEVETICRYNLPVCVVIMNNNGVYRGTDVNTSGTPDVAPTVFVKNARYDKLMEAFGGVGVNATTPGELRRAMDEAIKSGRPTLINAVIDETAGTESGRITSLNPQSAAKKK from the coding sequence ATGACAAACGACACTCAATCACCAGAACTGACCGACGGGTTTCATCTTGTAATCGATGCCCTGAAACTCAACGGGATCGACACAATCTTCGGTCTGCCCGGTATTCCCATCACCGATCTGACGCGTATGGCACAGGCCGAAGGCATGCGGGTCATTTCATTTCGTCACGAGCAGAACGCCGGCAACGCCGCTGCCATTGCCGGCTTTCTGACGCAAAAGCCGGGCATCTGCCTGACGGTTTCCGCCCCCGGCTTCCTCAACGGCCTGACCGCGCTGGCCAACGCCACGACGAATTGCTTCCCGATGATCCTGATCAGCGGCTCCAGCGAACGCGAAATCGTCGACCTGCAGCAGGGCGACTATGAAGAGATGGATCAGCTGGCCATCGCCAAGCCCCTGTGCAAGGCAGCTTTCCGCGTGCTGAACGCCGAAGACATTGGCGTGGGCATCGCGCGCGCCATTCGCTCCGCTGTCTCTGGCCGCCCGGGCGGCGTCTATCTGGACCTGCCGGCCAAGCTGTTCGCGCAGACCATGGACGCGCAAGCCGGCAAGGATTCCCTGATCAAGGTCGTCGATCCGGCCCCGCGCCAGATTCCGGCGCCCGACGCCGTCCAGCGCGCGCTGGACCTGCTCAAGGGCGCCAAACGCCCGCTCATCCTGCTGGGAAAGGGCGCAGCCTATGCCCAGGCCGATGCCGAGGTCCGTGCCCTGGTCGAGAAGACTGGCATCCCCTACCTGCCGATGTCCATGGCCAAGGGCCTCCTGCCCGACACGCATGAACAGTCCGCCGCGGCCGCGCGCTCCTATGTGCTGCCCGAAGCCGACGTGGTGCTGCTGGTCGGCGCGCGCCTGAACTGGCTGCTCTCGCACGGCAAGGGCAAGACCTGGGGCGGCAAAGACCACAAGGACTGGGGCCGCCAGAAATTCATCCAGATCGATATCTCCCCCACCGAGGCAGACAGCAACGTGGCCATCGACGCCCCGCTGGTCGGCGACATCGGCTCCTGTGTCTCGGCCCTGCTGGCCGGCATCGGTTCGGGCTGGGCCAAGCCGCCGGCCGATTGGCTGAATGCCATTGCCGAGCGCAAGAACAAGAACATCGCGAAGATGGCCGAGACCCTGAACAGGAACCCGTCGCCGATGAATTTCCACAGCGCCCTGGCCGTGGTCCGCGACATCTTCAAGGCCCACCCGGAGACCATCATGGTGAACGAAGGCGCCAATGCGCTGGACTTCACCCGCAGCATCGTGGACATGTACCAGCCGCGCAAGCGCCTGGACGTCGGCACATGGGGCATCATGGGCATCGGCATGGGCTTTGCCGTGGCTGCCGCCGTGGTCACCAAAAAGCCGGTTGTTGCCATCGAGGGCGACAGCGCCTTCGGCTTCAGCGGCATGGAAGTCGAGACCATCTGCCGCTACAACCTGCCGGTCTGCGTGGTCATCATGAACAACAATGGCGTGTACCGCGGCACCGATGTCAATACGTCCGGCACCCCCGACGTGGCCCCCACCGTGTTCGTCAAGAACGCCCGCTACGACAAGCTGATGGAAGCCTTCGGTGGTGTCGGCGTGAACGCCACCACCCCGGGCGAGCTGCGCCGCGCCATGGACGAAGCGATCAAGTCCGGCAGGCCAACCCTGATCAATGCCGTCATCGACGAGACAGCCGGCACCGAGAG
- a CDS encoding tripartite tricarboxylate transporter permease, whose amino-acid sequence MDELNALFHGFSVILTPMNIVLMFVGIILGVLIGVLPGLGGANGVAILLPLTFTMSPTSAIIMLSCIYWGALFGGAITSILFNIPGEPWSVATTFDGYPMAQDGRAGAALTTAFTSSFIGAFVAVLMITFLAPLVAKFALKFGPPEFFAVYLLTFCSFVGMGKGSPFKILASMAIGFALAAVGMDTVTGQLRLTFGIPDLMRGFDFLIAVIGLFGIGEILLSMEEGLAFSGKSAKIDPKVVLETWKQLPKYWMTSLRSSLIGIWMGITPGGATPASFMSYGLAKKMSKNGAKFGTGEIEGVIAPETAAHAAGTSALLPMLALGIPGSPTAAVLLGGLLIWGLQPGPLLFVEQKDFVWGLIASMYLGNLVGLIVVLTTVPLFASILRIPFSIIAPVIVVICAIGAYTVHNAMLDIWFMMLFGVVGYLFKKLDYPLAPLVLALVLGDKAEDSFRQAMLVSQGEVSIMWSNPLVGGISTLAVILLLWPLISRILAKIRPPKHAAFTTEQPVD is encoded by the coding sequence ATGGACGAACTAAACGCGCTTTTTCACGGATTCAGCGTCATCTTGACGCCGATGAACATCGTACTGATGTTCGTGGGCATCATTCTTGGCGTACTGATCGGGGTGCTGCCAGGCCTGGGCGGCGCCAACGGCGTGGCCATCCTGCTGCCGCTGACCTTTACCATGTCGCCGACTTCGGCCATCATCATGCTGTCGTGCATCTACTGGGGCGCACTGTTCGGCGGGGCGATCACCTCCATCCTGTTCAACATACCGGGTGAGCCCTGGTCGGTGGCCACCACCTTCGACGGCTACCCCATGGCCCAGGACGGACGCGCCGGCGCGGCGCTGACGACAGCCTTCACGTCGTCTTTCATCGGCGCTTTCGTGGCCGTGTTGATGATCACCTTCCTGGCTCCGCTGGTTGCCAAATTCGCGCTGAAGTTCGGTCCGCCTGAATTTTTTGCCGTCTACCTGCTGACCTTCTGCAGCTTTGTGGGCATGGGCAAAGGTTCCCCCTTCAAGATCCTGGCCTCCATGGCCATCGGTTTTGCACTGGCTGCCGTCGGCATGGACACGGTGACCGGCCAGCTGCGCCTGACCTTTGGCATCCCTGACCTGATGCGTGGCTTCGACTTCCTGATCGCTGTGATTGGCCTGTTCGGTATCGGCGAAATCCTGCTGTCGATGGAGGAAGGCCTGGCCTTCTCGGGCAAGAGCGCCAAGATTGACCCCAAGGTCGTTCTGGAAACCTGGAAACAGTTGCCCAAATACTGGATGACCTCGCTGCGCAGCTCGCTGATCGGCATCTGGATGGGCATCACCCCGGGCGGCGCGACGCCTGCGTCGTTCATGAGTTATGGCCTGGCCAAGAAAATGTCCAAAAACGGGGCCAAGTTCGGCACCGGCGAAATCGAGGGTGTCATTGCTCCCGAAACCGCTGCACACGCCGCGGGTACCAGTGCCCTGCTGCCCATGCTGGCCCTGGGTATCCCGGGCTCGCCGACCGCTGCCGTGTTGCTGGGTGGTTTGCTGATCTGGGGCCTGCAGCCCGGCCCGCTGCTGTTCGTGGAGCAAAAAGACTTTGTATGGGGCCTGATTGCCAGCATGTACCTGGGTAACCTGGTCGGACTGATCGTCGTGCTGACCACCGTGCCGCTGTTTGCATCCATCCTGCGCATTCCGTTTTCGATCATCGCACCTGTGATCGTGGTGATTTGCGCAATTGGCGCCTACACGGTCCACAACGCCATGCTTGACATCTGGTTCATGATGCTGTTTGGTGTGGTCGGCTACCTCTTCAAGAAGCTGGACTACCCGCTGGCTCCGCTGGTCCTGGCACTGGTGCTGGGCGACAAGGCCGAAGATTCGTTCCGCCAGGCGATGCTGGTTTCCCAGGGCGAGGTGTCCATCATGTGGTCCAACCCGCTGGTTGGTGGCATCAGCACGCTGGCCGTGATCCTGCTGCTCTGGCCGCTGATCTCCCGCATTCTGGCCAAAATTCGCCCTCCAAAGCATGCGGCGTTCACAACAGAACAACCTGTTGATTGA
- a CDS encoding cytidylate kinase family protein, with protein MPVIAMTQEMGSLAKDVSLQLAQTANLAVMRHEVQEHVADRMHVPSSLISRLREGKAGLVERLTTDKERVAVYTAQEVFALADQGNIVLRGWGATCLLRPVPHVVRVRVTRPFRKRVAWLMDHLGTDDEAFAEAEVHRSDSAHASRMHEQFGVTWGDPLLYDLVLNTDRVSVDSCVAQIQHLASRPEFQETAASKAMLANLALNARVRAALKDQESTRDINISIDSDAGQMVLSGIVLNAQESAEAARVAGTVPGVTRVDNQLRLMATTRRFAAAKH; from the coding sequence ATGCCAGTAATCGCCATGACCCAGGAGATGGGCTCCCTCGCCAAGGACGTCTCCCTGCAGCTTGCCCAGACAGCCAATCTGGCTGTGATGCGCCATGAGGTGCAGGAACATGTGGCCGATCGGATGCACGTGCCCAGCAGCCTGATCAGCCGGCTGCGCGAAGGCAAGGCCGGCCTGGTCGAGCGCCTGACCACGGACAAGGAGCGGGTGGCGGTGTACACGGCGCAGGAAGTTTTTGCGCTGGCCGATCAGGGCAATATCGTGCTGCGCGGCTGGGGAGCGACCTGCCTGTTGCGTCCGGTTCCGCATGTGGTGCGAGTGCGGGTAACCCGCCCGTTCAGGAAGCGCGTGGCGTGGCTGATGGACCATCTGGGAACAGACGACGAGGCGTTCGCCGAAGCCGAGGTCCATCGCAGCGACAGCGCCCACGCTTCCCGGATGCACGAACAGTTCGGCGTGACCTGGGGTGACCCGCTGCTCTACGATCTGGTACTCAACACCGATCGTGTGTCCGTGGACAGCTGCGTGGCCCAGATCCAGCATCTGGCCAGCCGGCCGGAATTCCAGGAAACCGCGGCGTCAAAGGCAATGCTGGCAAACCTGGCGCTCAACGCGCGCGTCCGCGCGGCACTGAAAGACCAGGAATCGACCCGCGATATCAACATCAGCATCGATTCCGACGCAGGCCAGATGGTCCTCAGCGGGATCGTCCTGAACGCGCAGGAAAGCGCGGAAGCGGCCAGGGTCGCCGGCACGGTGCCCGGCGTCACCCGCGTTGACAACCAGTTGCGCCTGATGGCCACAACCCGGCGTTTCGCTGCAGCCAAGCACTGA
- a CDS encoding Crp/Fnr family transcriptional regulator gives MSSIQNHPERNVIRVQLAQNIVLKGMTAEQSAELESHLVIVDCQKGETLLHQGAHEMEQYFILEGILKRVVTNQEAKEMILRFADERDMETSYAAWRLGTPTPYSTVCVTKVRVAKLPLPEWVVFLERHHEIKKSFEYYVMQLMSEIMAHTITLHLLDAPGRVQRFLRKHPELFDRIPKKELASYLNLSAETLSRLKQRGKI, from the coding sequence ATGTCATCCATACAAAACCATCCTGAGAGAAACGTCATTCGCGTCCAGCTGGCGCAGAACATCGTTCTGAAGGGAATGACCGCAGAGCAAAGCGCTGAACTTGAGTCACACCTGGTCATTGTTGACTGCCAGAAGGGGGAGACGCTCCTGCATCAGGGGGCGCACGAGATGGAGCAGTATTTCATCCTGGAGGGCATCCTGAAGCGGGTTGTGACCAATCAGGAGGCCAAGGAGATGATTCTTCGTTTCGCCGATGAGCGTGACATGGAAACCAGCTACGCAGCCTGGCGGCTGGGTACGCCCACGCCTTACAGCACCGTTTGCGTGACCAAGGTGCGGGTGGCCAAGCTGCCGCTGCCAGAGTGGGTGGTGTTTCTGGAGCGCCACCACGAGATCAAGAAATCCTTCGAGTATTACGTCATGCAGCTGATGAGCGAGATCATGGCCCACACCATCACGCTGCACCTGCTTGACGCACCGGGTCGGGTACAGCGCTTCCTGCGCAAGCATCCCGAGCTGTTTGACCGCATTCCCAAGAAGGAGCTGGCGTCCTACCTGAACCTGTCGGCGGAAACCCTGAGCCGGCTCAAGCAGCGCGGCAAGATCTGA